The proteins below come from a single Ochotona princeps isolate mOchPri1 chromosome 13, mOchPri1.hap1, whole genome shotgun sequence genomic window:
- the ADAM8 gene encoding disintegrin and metalloproteinase domain-containing protein 8 isoform X1 gives MGGGRSGSAQFLLECNPAVTQRRSTGWGHQCRGHVPLTTSPSAMALAAPQPPTQPYQVVWPQRLPGPHARRALPSNSGQYPEDVSYVLQARGLSFTLHLRKNRDLLSPGYTETYIGADGVEVTEQLQQDHCLYQGHVEGQPVSAASLSTCNGLRGFFRVGSAVHLIEPLDGAEDGQHALYLAEHLLPTTGTCGVSNSSLESLQGPRVSAAFRPRNWPLTRETRYVELYVVTDTAEFRKWGSRKAVQKRVLEAVNHVDQLYQALNMRVVLVGLEMWEHLDAFRVSPEAERTLDALLGWRAHHLLGKQPHDNVQLITGVDFSGTTVGLAKVSAMCSQSSGAVNQDHSPNPLGVASTMAHELGHNLGMDHDENVQGCHCPAPSGTGGCIMASSISSRFPRMFSGCSRTHLETFLDGPQTGCLANVPDPRRLVGGPTCGNHFVEPGEQCDCGPPQACRNPCCNATTCRLAEGAACAHGACCHACQVRPAGERCRPAKDACDLEELCDGQEPECPEDSFRENGTPCPEGFCYKGTCPSLTQRCQELWGPGARVAMNTCFTYSISPSCQGSFPIGLGRADRCGILFCEGGLEPPLRRYCTVTSSVATCQALFTDSNMAFEAVPSGAKCGPSQVCWDGRCQGLDVYRSRNCSAKCHGHGVCNHKRECHCLAGWAPPYCAERLAAGPVAPSRLPFSALVAVVVLAVVLVAVAAAIIYRKAQSRGHGRSPASKASMGMPNPLFRLGGEALAPTPGPPASPNLPSRLPKPSSSTGTPAKTTVSYELRPAPPAKPLVKPRQVIKPSSAPPVPPAKPRPGAADPAVTQRTAGPPVAPKPPGQRW, from the exons ATGGGTGGGGGCAGGAGTGGCTCTGCCCAGTTCCTGCTTGAATGCAATCCTGCGGTCACACAGAGGAGAAGTACTGGGTGGGGGCATCAGTGCAGGGGCCACGTGCCTCTGACCACCTCTCCTTCAGCCATGGCCCTGGCTGCACCCCAGCCCCCCACGCAGCCCTACCAGGTGGTGTGGCCCCAGCGCCTGCCAGGACCTCATGCCCGCCGAGCCCTTCCTTCCAACTCG GGTCAGTACCCAGAGGATGTGAGCTACGTGCTGCAGGCCAGGGGCCTCAGCTTCACACTGCACCTTCGCAAAAATAG GGACTTACTGAGCCCAGGTTACACAGAGACCTACATAGGCGCTGATGGTGTGGAGGTGACAGAGCAGCTCCAGCAG gACCACTGCCTCTACCAGGGCCATGTGGAGGGTCAGCCAGTCTCAGCTGCCAGCCTCAGTACCTGCAACGGCCTCAG GGGTTTTTTCCGGGTTGGCTCTGCTGTGCACCTGATTGAGCCCTTGGATGGGGCTGAGGACGGGCAGCATGCCCTGTACCTAGCCGAGCACCTGCTGCCCACAACTGGGACTTGTGGGGTCAGCAACAGCAGCCTGGAGAGCCTACAGGGGCCCCGGGTCTCAGCAGCCTTTAGGCCCAGG AACTGGCCGCTGACCCGGGAGACCCGCTACGTGGAGCTCTATGTGGTCACAGACACTGCAGAG TTCCGAAAGTGGGGGAGCAGAAAGGCCGTGCAGAAGCGGGTGCTGGAAGCAGTGAACCATGTGGACCAG CTATACCAGGCGCTGAACATGCGAGTGGTGCTGGTTGGCCTGGAGATGTGGGAGCACCTGGACGCCTTCCGGGTCAGCCCTGAGGCCGAACGCACGCTAGACGCCCTCCTGGGCTGGCGAGCGCACCACCTGCTGGGGAAGCAGCCTCACGACAATGTGCAGCTCATCAC GGGCGTGGACTTCAGCGGGACCACCGTGGGGCTGGCCAAGGTGTCAGCCATGTGTTCCCAGAGCTCGGGGGCTGTGAATCAG gATCACAGCCCAAACCCGCTGGGTGTGGCATCTACCATGGCTCACGAGCTGGGCCACAACCTGGGCATGGACCATGATGAGAATGTCCAGGGCTGTCACTGCCCAGCACCCAGTGGGACTGGTGGCTGTATCATGGCCTCCAGCATCAG CTCCAGGTTTCCCCGGATGTTCAGCGGCTGCAGCCGCACCCATCTGGAGACCTTCCTGGACGGGCCCCAGACGGGCTGTCTGGCCAATGTTCCTGACCCCCGCCGGCTGGTGGGTGGCCCCACATGTGGGAACCACTTTGTGGAACCAGGGGAGCAATGTGACTGTGGCCCCCCACAG GCCTGCAGGAACCCCTGCTGCAATGCTACCACCTGCCGACTGGCTGAGGGAGCCGCCTGTGCCCATGGTGCCTGCTGCCATGCCTGCCAG GTGCGACCAGCTGGTGAGCGTTGCCGCCCAGCCAAAGATGCCTGTGACCTGGAGGAGCTTTGTGATGGCCAGGAGCCCGAGTGTCCTGAGGATTCATTCCGGGAGAATGGCACGCCCTGTCCAGAGGGCTTCTGCTACAAGGGGACTTGCCCCTCGCTAACCCAGCGCTGTCAGGAGCTATGGGGGCCAG GTGCACGGGTGGCCATGAACACCTGCTTCACCTACAGCATCTCCCCCAGCTGCCAGGGTAGCTTCCCAATCGGCTTGGGCAG GGCTGACAGGTGTGGCATCCTGTTCTGCGAGGGGGGTCTGGAGCCCCCACTGCGCAGGTACTGCACCGTCACATCTAGTGTGGCCACCTGCCAGGCCCTGTTCACGGACAGCAACATGGCCTTCGAGGCTGTGCCCTCTGGCGCCAAGTGTGGCCCCAGCCAG GTCTGCTGGGATGGACGCTGCCAGGGCCTCGATGTCTATAGATCCAGGAACTGTTCTGCCAAGTGCCATGGCCATGGG GTCTGCAACCACAAGAGGGAATGCCACTGCCTGGCAGGCTGGGCCCCACCCTACTGTGCGGAGCGGCTGGCTGCTGGGCCTGTAG CCCCCAGTAGGCTCCCGTTCAGCgccctggtggctgtggtggtCCTGGCAGTTGTGCTGGTCGCCGTGGCAGCTGCTATCATCTACCGCAAGGCCCAGAGTCGTGGCCATGGGAG GAGCCCAGCATCCAAGGCCTCCATGGGGATGCCCAACCCGCTCTTCCGTCTGGGGGGTGAGGCCTTGGCCCCTACCCCAGGCCCTCCAGCCTCTCCCAACCTCCCCAGCCGACTGCCTAAGCCCTCATCTTCCACTGGAACCCCAGCAAAGACAACTGTCTCCTATGAG CTCAGACCTGCTCCACCCGCCAAGCCCCTTGTGAAGCCCAGGCAG GTCATCAAGCCAAGCTCTGCACCCCCAGTGCCCCCGGCCAAGCCCAGGCCTGGAGCTGCTGACCCAGCCGTGACCCAG AGGACTGCTGGCCCGCCAGTTGCTCCAAAGCCCCCTGGGCAGAGGTGGTGA
- the ADAM8 gene encoding disintegrin and metalloproteinase domain-containing protein 8 isoform X2 — MGGGRSGSAQFLLECNPAVTQRRSTGWGHQCRGHVPLTTSPSAMALAAPQPPTQPYQVVWPQRLPGPHARRALPSNSGQYPEDVSYVLQARGLSFTLHLRKNRDLLSPGYTETYIGADGVEVTEQLQQDHCLYQGHVEGQPVSAASLSTCNGLRGFFRVGSAVHLIEPLDGAEDGQHALYLAEHLLPTTGTCGVSNSSLESLQGPRVSAAFRPRNWPLTRETRYVELYVVTDTAEFRKWGSRKAVQKRVLEAVNHVDQLYQALNMRVVLVGLEMWEHLDAFRVSPEAERTLDALLGWRAHHLLGKQPHDNVQLITGVDFSGTTVGLAKVSAMCSQSSGAVNQDHSPNPLGVASTMAHELGHNLGMDHDENVQGCHCPAPSGTGGCIMASSISSRFPRMFSGCSRTHLETFLDGPQTGCLANVPDPRRLVGGPTCGNHFVEPGEQCDCGPPQACRNPCCNATTCRLAEGAACAHGACCHACQVRPAGERCRPAKDACDLEELCDGQEPECPEDSFRENGTPCPEGFCYKGTCPSLTQRCQELWGPGARVAMNTCFTYSISPSCQGSFPIGLGRADRCGILFCEGGLEPPLRRYCTVTSSVATCQALFTDSNMAFEAVPSGAKCGPSQVCWDGRCQGLDVYRSRNCSAKCHGHGVCNHKRECHCLAGWAPPYCAERLAAGPVAPSRLPFSALVAVVVLAVVLVAVAAAIIYRKAQSRGHGRSPASKASMGMPNPLFRLGGEALAPTPGPPASPNLPSRLPKPSSSTGTPAKTTVSYEVIKPSSAPPVPPAKPRPGAADPAVTQRTAGPPVAPKPPGQRW, encoded by the exons ATGGGTGGGGGCAGGAGTGGCTCTGCCCAGTTCCTGCTTGAATGCAATCCTGCGGTCACACAGAGGAGAAGTACTGGGTGGGGGCATCAGTGCAGGGGCCACGTGCCTCTGACCACCTCTCCTTCAGCCATGGCCCTGGCTGCACCCCAGCCCCCCACGCAGCCCTACCAGGTGGTGTGGCCCCAGCGCCTGCCAGGACCTCATGCCCGCCGAGCCCTTCCTTCCAACTCG GGTCAGTACCCAGAGGATGTGAGCTACGTGCTGCAGGCCAGGGGCCTCAGCTTCACACTGCACCTTCGCAAAAATAG GGACTTACTGAGCCCAGGTTACACAGAGACCTACATAGGCGCTGATGGTGTGGAGGTGACAGAGCAGCTCCAGCAG gACCACTGCCTCTACCAGGGCCATGTGGAGGGTCAGCCAGTCTCAGCTGCCAGCCTCAGTACCTGCAACGGCCTCAG GGGTTTTTTCCGGGTTGGCTCTGCTGTGCACCTGATTGAGCCCTTGGATGGGGCTGAGGACGGGCAGCATGCCCTGTACCTAGCCGAGCACCTGCTGCCCACAACTGGGACTTGTGGGGTCAGCAACAGCAGCCTGGAGAGCCTACAGGGGCCCCGGGTCTCAGCAGCCTTTAGGCCCAGG AACTGGCCGCTGACCCGGGAGACCCGCTACGTGGAGCTCTATGTGGTCACAGACACTGCAGAG TTCCGAAAGTGGGGGAGCAGAAAGGCCGTGCAGAAGCGGGTGCTGGAAGCAGTGAACCATGTGGACCAG CTATACCAGGCGCTGAACATGCGAGTGGTGCTGGTTGGCCTGGAGATGTGGGAGCACCTGGACGCCTTCCGGGTCAGCCCTGAGGCCGAACGCACGCTAGACGCCCTCCTGGGCTGGCGAGCGCACCACCTGCTGGGGAAGCAGCCTCACGACAATGTGCAGCTCATCAC GGGCGTGGACTTCAGCGGGACCACCGTGGGGCTGGCCAAGGTGTCAGCCATGTGTTCCCAGAGCTCGGGGGCTGTGAATCAG gATCACAGCCCAAACCCGCTGGGTGTGGCATCTACCATGGCTCACGAGCTGGGCCACAACCTGGGCATGGACCATGATGAGAATGTCCAGGGCTGTCACTGCCCAGCACCCAGTGGGACTGGTGGCTGTATCATGGCCTCCAGCATCAG CTCCAGGTTTCCCCGGATGTTCAGCGGCTGCAGCCGCACCCATCTGGAGACCTTCCTGGACGGGCCCCAGACGGGCTGTCTGGCCAATGTTCCTGACCCCCGCCGGCTGGTGGGTGGCCCCACATGTGGGAACCACTTTGTGGAACCAGGGGAGCAATGTGACTGTGGCCCCCCACAG GCCTGCAGGAACCCCTGCTGCAATGCTACCACCTGCCGACTGGCTGAGGGAGCCGCCTGTGCCCATGGTGCCTGCTGCCATGCCTGCCAG GTGCGACCAGCTGGTGAGCGTTGCCGCCCAGCCAAAGATGCCTGTGACCTGGAGGAGCTTTGTGATGGCCAGGAGCCCGAGTGTCCTGAGGATTCATTCCGGGAGAATGGCACGCCCTGTCCAGAGGGCTTCTGCTACAAGGGGACTTGCCCCTCGCTAACCCAGCGCTGTCAGGAGCTATGGGGGCCAG GTGCACGGGTGGCCATGAACACCTGCTTCACCTACAGCATCTCCCCCAGCTGCCAGGGTAGCTTCCCAATCGGCTTGGGCAG GGCTGACAGGTGTGGCATCCTGTTCTGCGAGGGGGGTCTGGAGCCCCCACTGCGCAGGTACTGCACCGTCACATCTAGTGTGGCCACCTGCCAGGCCCTGTTCACGGACAGCAACATGGCCTTCGAGGCTGTGCCCTCTGGCGCCAAGTGTGGCCCCAGCCAG GTCTGCTGGGATGGACGCTGCCAGGGCCTCGATGTCTATAGATCCAGGAACTGTTCTGCCAAGTGCCATGGCCATGGG GTCTGCAACCACAAGAGGGAATGCCACTGCCTGGCAGGCTGGGCCCCACCCTACTGTGCGGAGCGGCTGGCTGCTGGGCCTGTAG CCCCCAGTAGGCTCCCGTTCAGCgccctggtggctgtggtggtCCTGGCAGTTGTGCTGGTCGCCGTGGCAGCTGCTATCATCTACCGCAAGGCCCAGAGTCGTGGCCATGGGAG GAGCCCAGCATCCAAGGCCTCCATGGGGATGCCCAACCCGCTCTTCCGTCTGGGGGGTGAGGCCTTGGCCCCTACCCCAGGCCCTCCAGCCTCTCCCAACCTCCCCAGCCGACTGCCTAAGCCCTCATCTTCCACTGGAACCCCAGCAAAGACAACTGTCTCCTATGAG GTCATCAAGCCAAGCTCTGCACCCCCAGTGCCCCCGGCCAAGCCCAGGCCTGGAGCTGCTGACCCAGCCGTGACCCAG AGGACTGCTGGCCCGCCAGTTGCTCCAAAGCCCCCTGGGCAGAGGTGGTGA
- the ADAM8 gene encoding disintegrin and metalloproteinase domain-containing protein 8 isoform X3, whose translation MGGGRSGSAQFLLECNPAVTQRRSTGWGHQCRGHVPLTTSPSAMALAAPQPPTQPYQVVWPQRLPGPHARRALPSNSGQYPEDVSYVLQARGLSFTLHLRKNRDLLSPGYTETYIGADGVEVTEQLQQDHCLYQGHVEGQPVSAASLSTCNGLRGFFRVGSAVHLIEPLDGAEDGQHALYLAEHLLPTTGTCGVSNSSLESLQGPRVSAAFRPRNWPLTRETRYVELYVVTDTAEFRKWGSRKAVQKRVLEAVNHVDQLYQALNMRVVLVGLEMWEHLDAFRVSPEAERTLDALLGWRAHHLLGKQPHDNVQLITGVDFSGTTVGLAKVSAMCSQSSGAVNQDHSPNPLGVASTMAHELGHNLGMDHDENVQGCHCPAPSGTGGCIMASSISSRFPRMFSGCSRTHLETFLDGPQTGCLANVPDPRRLVGGPTCGNHFVEPGEQCDCGPPQACRNPCCNATTCRLAEGAACAHGACCHACQEPECPEDSFRENGTPCPEGFCYKGTCPSLTQRCQELWGPGARVAMNTCFTYSISPSCQGSFPIGLGRADRCGILFCEGGLEPPLRRYCTVTSSVATCQALFTDSNMAFEAVPSGAKCGPSQVCWDGRCQGLDVYRSRNCSAKCHGHGVCNHKRECHCLAGWAPPYCAERLAAGPVAPSRLPFSALVAVVVLAVVLVAVAAAIIYRKAQSRGHGRSPASKASMGMPNPLFRLGGEALAPTPGPPASPNLPSRLPKPSSSTGTPAKTTVSYELRPAPPAKPLVKPRQVIKPSSAPPVPPAKPRPGAADPAVTQRTAGPPVAPKPPGQRW comes from the exons ATGGGTGGGGGCAGGAGTGGCTCTGCCCAGTTCCTGCTTGAATGCAATCCTGCGGTCACACAGAGGAGAAGTACTGGGTGGGGGCATCAGTGCAGGGGCCACGTGCCTCTGACCACCTCTCCTTCAGCCATGGCCCTGGCTGCACCCCAGCCCCCCACGCAGCCCTACCAGGTGGTGTGGCCCCAGCGCCTGCCAGGACCTCATGCCCGCCGAGCCCTTCCTTCCAACTCG GGTCAGTACCCAGAGGATGTGAGCTACGTGCTGCAGGCCAGGGGCCTCAGCTTCACACTGCACCTTCGCAAAAATAG GGACTTACTGAGCCCAGGTTACACAGAGACCTACATAGGCGCTGATGGTGTGGAGGTGACAGAGCAGCTCCAGCAG gACCACTGCCTCTACCAGGGCCATGTGGAGGGTCAGCCAGTCTCAGCTGCCAGCCTCAGTACCTGCAACGGCCTCAG GGGTTTTTTCCGGGTTGGCTCTGCTGTGCACCTGATTGAGCCCTTGGATGGGGCTGAGGACGGGCAGCATGCCCTGTACCTAGCCGAGCACCTGCTGCCCACAACTGGGACTTGTGGGGTCAGCAACAGCAGCCTGGAGAGCCTACAGGGGCCCCGGGTCTCAGCAGCCTTTAGGCCCAGG AACTGGCCGCTGACCCGGGAGACCCGCTACGTGGAGCTCTATGTGGTCACAGACACTGCAGAG TTCCGAAAGTGGGGGAGCAGAAAGGCCGTGCAGAAGCGGGTGCTGGAAGCAGTGAACCATGTGGACCAG CTATACCAGGCGCTGAACATGCGAGTGGTGCTGGTTGGCCTGGAGATGTGGGAGCACCTGGACGCCTTCCGGGTCAGCCCTGAGGCCGAACGCACGCTAGACGCCCTCCTGGGCTGGCGAGCGCACCACCTGCTGGGGAAGCAGCCTCACGACAATGTGCAGCTCATCAC GGGCGTGGACTTCAGCGGGACCACCGTGGGGCTGGCCAAGGTGTCAGCCATGTGTTCCCAGAGCTCGGGGGCTGTGAATCAG gATCACAGCCCAAACCCGCTGGGTGTGGCATCTACCATGGCTCACGAGCTGGGCCACAACCTGGGCATGGACCATGATGAGAATGTCCAGGGCTGTCACTGCCCAGCACCCAGTGGGACTGGTGGCTGTATCATGGCCTCCAGCATCAG CTCCAGGTTTCCCCGGATGTTCAGCGGCTGCAGCCGCACCCATCTGGAGACCTTCCTGGACGGGCCCCAGACGGGCTGTCTGGCCAATGTTCCTGACCCCCGCCGGCTGGTGGGTGGCCCCACATGTGGGAACCACTTTGTGGAACCAGGGGAGCAATGTGACTGTGGCCCCCCACAG GCCTGCAGGAACCCCTGCTGCAATGCTACCACCTGCCGACTGGCTGAGGGAGCCGCCTGTGCCCATGGTGCCTGCTGCCATGCCTGCCAG GAGCCCGAGTGTCCTGAGGATTCATTCCGGGAGAATGGCACGCCCTGTCCAGAGGGCTTCTGCTACAAGGGGACTTGCCCCTCGCTAACCCAGCGCTGTCAGGAGCTATGGGGGCCAG GTGCACGGGTGGCCATGAACACCTGCTTCACCTACAGCATCTCCCCCAGCTGCCAGGGTAGCTTCCCAATCGGCTTGGGCAG GGCTGACAGGTGTGGCATCCTGTTCTGCGAGGGGGGTCTGGAGCCCCCACTGCGCAGGTACTGCACCGTCACATCTAGTGTGGCCACCTGCCAGGCCCTGTTCACGGACAGCAACATGGCCTTCGAGGCTGTGCCCTCTGGCGCCAAGTGTGGCCCCAGCCAG GTCTGCTGGGATGGACGCTGCCAGGGCCTCGATGTCTATAGATCCAGGAACTGTTCTGCCAAGTGCCATGGCCATGGG GTCTGCAACCACAAGAGGGAATGCCACTGCCTGGCAGGCTGGGCCCCACCCTACTGTGCGGAGCGGCTGGCTGCTGGGCCTGTAG CCCCCAGTAGGCTCCCGTTCAGCgccctggtggctgtggtggtCCTGGCAGTTGTGCTGGTCGCCGTGGCAGCTGCTATCATCTACCGCAAGGCCCAGAGTCGTGGCCATGGGAG GAGCCCAGCATCCAAGGCCTCCATGGGGATGCCCAACCCGCTCTTCCGTCTGGGGGGTGAGGCCTTGGCCCCTACCCCAGGCCCTCCAGCCTCTCCCAACCTCCCCAGCCGACTGCCTAAGCCCTCATCTTCCACTGGAACCCCAGCAAAGACAACTGTCTCCTATGAG CTCAGACCTGCTCCACCCGCCAAGCCCCTTGTGAAGCCCAGGCAG GTCATCAAGCCAAGCTCTGCACCCCCAGTGCCCCCGGCCAAGCCCAGGCCTGGAGCTGCTGACCCAGCCGTGACCCAG AGGACTGCTGGCCCGCCAGTTGCTCCAAAGCCCCCTGGGCAGAGGTGGTGA
- the ADAM8 gene encoding disintegrin and metalloproteinase domain-containing protein 8 isoform X4, producing the protein MCGWGPWLLPWLCLQAMALAAPQPPTQPYQVVWPQRLPGPHARRALPSNSGQYPEDVSYVLQARGLSFTLHLRKNRDLLSPGYTETYIGADGVEVTEQLQQDHCLYQGHVEGQPVSAASLSTCNGLRGFFRVGSAVHLIEPLDGAEDGQHALYLAEHLLPTTGTCGVSNSSLESLQGPRVSAAFRPRNWPLTRETRYVELYVVTDTAEFRKWGSRKAVQKRVLEAVNHVDQLYQALNMRVVLVGLEMWEHLDAFRVSPEAERTLDALLGWRAHHLLGKQPHDNVQLITGVDFSGTTVGLAKVSAMCSQSSGAVNQDHSPNPLGVASTMAHELGHNLGMDHDENVQGCHCPAPSGTGGCIMASSISSRFPRMFSGCSRTHLETFLDGPQTGCLANVPDPRRLVGGPTCGNHFVEPGEQCDCGPPQACRNPCCNATTCRLAEGAACAHGACCHACQVRPAGERCRPAKDACDLEELCDGQEPECPEDSFRENGTPCPEGFCYKGTCPSLTQRCQELWGPGARVAMNTCFTYSISPSCQGSFPIGLGRADRCGILFCEGGLEPPLRRYCTVTSSVATCQALFTDSNMAFEAVPSGAKCGPSQVCWDGRCQGLDVYRSRNCSAKCHGHGVCNHKRECHCLAGWAPPYCAERLAAGPVAPSRLPFSALVAVVVLAVVLVAVAAAIIYRKAQSRGHGRSPASKASMGMPNPLFRLGGEALAPTPGPPASPNLPSRLPKPSSSTGTPAKTTVSYELRPAPPAKPLVKPRQVIKPSSAPPVPPAKPRPGAADPAVTQRTAGPPVAPKPPGQRW; encoded by the exons ATGTGTGGCTGGGGACCCTGGTTGCTCCCCTGGCTGTGCCTGCAGG CCATGGCCCTGGCTGCACCCCAGCCCCCCACGCAGCCCTACCAGGTGGTGTGGCCCCAGCGCCTGCCAGGACCTCATGCCCGCCGAGCCCTTCCTTCCAACTCG GGTCAGTACCCAGAGGATGTGAGCTACGTGCTGCAGGCCAGGGGCCTCAGCTTCACACTGCACCTTCGCAAAAATAG GGACTTACTGAGCCCAGGTTACACAGAGACCTACATAGGCGCTGATGGTGTGGAGGTGACAGAGCAGCTCCAGCAG gACCACTGCCTCTACCAGGGCCATGTGGAGGGTCAGCCAGTCTCAGCTGCCAGCCTCAGTACCTGCAACGGCCTCAG GGGTTTTTTCCGGGTTGGCTCTGCTGTGCACCTGATTGAGCCCTTGGATGGGGCTGAGGACGGGCAGCATGCCCTGTACCTAGCCGAGCACCTGCTGCCCACAACTGGGACTTGTGGGGTCAGCAACAGCAGCCTGGAGAGCCTACAGGGGCCCCGGGTCTCAGCAGCCTTTAGGCCCAGG AACTGGCCGCTGACCCGGGAGACCCGCTACGTGGAGCTCTATGTGGTCACAGACACTGCAGAG TTCCGAAAGTGGGGGAGCAGAAAGGCCGTGCAGAAGCGGGTGCTGGAAGCAGTGAACCATGTGGACCAG CTATACCAGGCGCTGAACATGCGAGTGGTGCTGGTTGGCCTGGAGATGTGGGAGCACCTGGACGCCTTCCGGGTCAGCCCTGAGGCCGAACGCACGCTAGACGCCCTCCTGGGCTGGCGAGCGCACCACCTGCTGGGGAAGCAGCCTCACGACAATGTGCAGCTCATCAC GGGCGTGGACTTCAGCGGGACCACCGTGGGGCTGGCCAAGGTGTCAGCCATGTGTTCCCAGAGCTCGGGGGCTGTGAATCAG gATCACAGCCCAAACCCGCTGGGTGTGGCATCTACCATGGCTCACGAGCTGGGCCACAACCTGGGCATGGACCATGATGAGAATGTCCAGGGCTGTCACTGCCCAGCACCCAGTGGGACTGGTGGCTGTATCATGGCCTCCAGCATCAG CTCCAGGTTTCCCCGGATGTTCAGCGGCTGCAGCCGCACCCATCTGGAGACCTTCCTGGACGGGCCCCAGACGGGCTGTCTGGCCAATGTTCCTGACCCCCGCCGGCTGGTGGGTGGCCCCACATGTGGGAACCACTTTGTGGAACCAGGGGAGCAATGTGACTGTGGCCCCCCACAG GCCTGCAGGAACCCCTGCTGCAATGCTACCACCTGCCGACTGGCTGAGGGAGCCGCCTGTGCCCATGGTGCCTGCTGCCATGCCTGCCAG GTGCGACCAGCTGGTGAGCGTTGCCGCCCAGCCAAAGATGCCTGTGACCTGGAGGAGCTTTGTGATGGCCAGGAGCCCGAGTGTCCTGAGGATTCATTCCGGGAGAATGGCACGCCCTGTCCAGAGGGCTTCTGCTACAAGGGGACTTGCCCCTCGCTAACCCAGCGCTGTCAGGAGCTATGGGGGCCAG GTGCACGGGTGGCCATGAACACCTGCTTCACCTACAGCATCTCCCCCAGCTGCCAGGGTAGCTTCCCAATCGGCTTGGGCAG GGCTGACAGGTGTGGCATCCTGTTCTGCGAGGGGGGTCTGGAGCCCCCACTGCGCAGGTACTGCACCGTCACATCTAGTGTGGCCACCTGCCAGGCCCTGTTCACGGACAGCAACATGGCCTTCGAGGCTGTGCCCTCTGGCGCCAAGTGTGGCCCCAGCCAG GTCTGCTGGGATGGACGCTGCCAGGGCCTCGATGTCTATAGATCCAGGAACTGTTCTGCCAAGTGCCATGGCCATGGG GTCTGCAACCACAAGAGGGAATGCCACTGCCTGGCAGGCTGGGCCCCACCCTACTGTGCGGAGCGGCTGGCTGCTGGGCCTGTAG CCCCCAGTAGGCTCCCGTTCAGCgccctggtggctgtggtggtCCTGGCAGTTGTGCTGGTCGCCGTGGCAGCTGCTATCATCTACCGCAAGGCCCAGAGTCGTGGCCATGGGAG GAGCCCAGCATCCAAGGCCTCCATGGGGATGCCCAACCCGCTCTTCCGTCTGGGGGGTGAGGCCTTGGCCCCTACCCCAGGCCCTCCAGCCTCTCCCAACCTCCCCAGCCGACTGCCTAAGCCCTCATCTTCCACTGGAACCCCAGCAAAGACAACTGTCTCCTATGAG CTCAGACCTGCTCCACCCGCCAAGCCCCTTGTGAAGCCCAGGCAG GTCATCAAGCCAAGCTCTGCACCCCCAGTGCCCCCGGCCAAGCCCAGGCCTGGAGCTGCTGACCCAGCCGTGACCCAG AGGACTGCTGGCCCGCCAGTTGCTCCAAAGCCCCCTGGGCAGAGGTGGTGA